The proteins below are encoded in one region of Bosea sp. BIWAKO-01:
- a CDS encoding alpha/beta fold hydrolase, whose protein sequence is MSNLDSLFPGFTAHWVDGPVGKIFARSGGEGPPLVLIHGFPQTHAEWHKIAPELAKTHRVVCLDLRGYGWSAAPHGDGGKETYTKRAMGEDVVAVMEALGHIRFAVVGHDRGARVAYRLALDHPGRVERLAVLDILPTLSMWDGMDAARAMQVYHWTFLAQPEPVPENLIKTNPQAWLDHTIASWTRAKALDVFNPLALRSYGESFDDPHRIHAACEDYRAGATTDLAQDRADLAAGKTILCPVLALWGEAGIPAKGESPLAIWRSTFAPKAEGKAIVSGHFLPEENPAATLEALKPFLA, encoded by the coding sequence ATGAGCAATCTCGATTCACTCTTTCCCGGCTTCACGGCCCATTGGGTCGACGGGCCCGTCGGCAAGATCTTTGCGCGTTCCGGCGGTGAAGGGCCGCCGCTCGTGCTCATTCACGGTTTCCCGCAGACCCACGCCGAATGGCACAAGATCGCACCCGAACTGGCGAAGACCCATCGCGTCGTCTGCCTGGACTTGCGCGGCTACGGCTGGTCGGCGGCTCCCCATGGCGATGGCGGCAAGGAAACCTACACCAAGCGCGCCATGGGCGAGGACGTCGTCGCCGTCATGGAAGCGCTCGGCCATATCCGCTTTGCCGTGGTCGGCCATGACCGCGGCGCGCGTGTCGCCTATCGCCTCGCTCTCGACCATCCCGGCAGGGTCGAGCGGCTTGCCGTGCTCGACATCCTGCCGACGCTCTCGATGTGGGACGGCATGGACGCGGCGCGTGCCATGCAGGTCTATCACTGGACCTTCCTGGCCCAGCCCGAACCCGTGCCGGAAAACCTGATCAAGACCAATCCCCAGGCCTGGCTCGATCATACGATCGCGAGCTGGACACGGGCCAAGGCGCTCGACGTATTCAACCCGCTCGCGCTCCGATCCTATGGGGAATCATTCGACGACCCGCATCGCATCCATGCGGCCTGCGAGGACTATCGCGCCGGCGCCACCACGGATCTCGCCCAGGACAGGGCCGATCTCGCGGCGGGAAAGACCATCCTCTGCCCGGTGCTGGCACTCTGGGGCGAAGCCGGCATACCGGCCAAGGGCGAAAGCCCGCTCGCGATCTGGCGCTCGACCTTCGCGCCCAAGGCTGAGGGGAAGGCGATCGTCAGCGGCCATTTCCTCCCGGAGGAAAACCCCGCTGCAACGCTGGAAGCCCTGAAGCCGTTCCTTGCCTGA
- a CDS encoding sulfite exporter TauE/SafE family protein, which yields MENAELILFIAATFLLAGFVKGVIGLGLPTIAVGILGVVMAPAQAAALLVVPNIVTNSWQVATGPGLKAIMIRLWPMLAGICAGTWAGAGLLQQSKGGSATFWLGCALVLYALVGLKAAKLRVPSSAEGWLGPVIGITTGIATAATGVFVLPAVPYLQALGLDKDELVQALGVSFIISTLALSVGLIGAGALDVGVAQSSLLALLPALAGMSVGQAIRTRISAATFKLCFFAGLLLLGCYLVIRTLA from the coding sequence ATGGAAAACGCAGAGCTCATCCTCTTCATCGCCGCCACCTTTCTTCTGGCCGGCTTCGTCAAGGGCGTCATCGGGCTTGGCCTCCCGACCATCGCAGTCGGCATCCTCGGCGTGGTGATGGCACCGGCGCAGGCCGCGGCGTTGCTCGTCGTACCCAATATCGTCACCAACAGCTGGCAGGTCGCAACGGGCCCGGGGCTTAAGGCGATCATGATCAGGCTCTGGCCGATGCTTGCCGGCATCTGCGCGGGGACATGGGCGGGCGCCGGGTTGCTGCAACAAAGCAAGGGCGGCTCGGCCACCTTCTGGCTCGGCTGTGCGCTGGTCCTCTATGCACTGGTCGGGTTGAAGGCGGCGAAGCTGCGTGTCCCCTCCAGCGCTGAAGGTTGGCTCGGCCCCGTCATCGGCATCACGACGGGCATCGCCACCGCTGCGACCGGTGTCTTCGTGCTGCCGGCCGTGCCCTATCTGCAGGCGCTCGGCCTGGACAAGGACGAGCTGGTGCAGGCGCTGGGCGTCTCCTTCATCATTTCGACGCTGGCCTTGTCGGTTGGCCTGATCGGAGCGGGCGCCCTGGATGTCGGCGTGGCGCAATCCTCGCTGCTGGCGCTGCTGCCCGCGCTTGCCGGCATGTCGGTCGGCCAGGCGATCCGCACACGCATCTCCGCTGCCACCTTCAAGCTCTGCTTCTTCGCGGGACTGCTGCTGCTGGGATGCTATCTGGTGATCAGGACGCTCGCCTGA
- the gcvA gene encoding transcriptional regulator GcvA gives MRRLPPLSSLRAFEAAARHGSFKRAASELLVTATAVSHQIRTLEEHLDTRLFDRQTRRVLLTEQGRALYLVLRDGFDAFAAAIERIRSERKRPVVTISATVAFSAKWLVPRVAHFQKAHPGIDLRLHASDDVVDLHSGQVDLAIRYGHGSYPDIDAHQLIADRFAPVVNPALDIHQPADLAKVPLIHFEWRSADPDHPTWPIWFERAGMRPDARSALRFTDESQAIQAAVAGQGAALLSLALVREELDAGRLIQPFGPTLQGLVYSVVTLPSRSKEALVHAVRDWLIEEAAR, from the coding sequence ATGCGACGCCTGCCGCCCTTGTCCTCGCTGCGGGCATTCGAAGCTGCGGCGCGTCATGGCAGCTTCAAACGAGCCGCCTCCGAGCTGCTGGTCACGGCCACCGCGGTCAGCCACCAGATCCGGACGCTCGAGGAGCACCTCGATACACGCCTGTTCGACCGCCAGACGCGGCGTGTCCTTCTGACCGAGCAGGGCCGCGCGCTCTATCTCGTGCTGCGCGATGGCTTCGACGCCTTCGCCGCAGCGATCGAGCGCATTCGGTCAGAGCGGAAACGGCCCGTCGTCACGATCTCGGCAACCGTAGCCTTCTCTGCGAAATGGCTGGTGCCGCGTGTCGCCCACTTCCAGAAAGCTCACCCCGGCATCGATCTGCGGCTGCACGCATCCGACGATGTTGTCGATCTGCATTCGGGCCAGGTCGACCTGGCGATCCGCTATGGCCATGGCAGCTACCCCGATATCGACGCGCACCAGCTCATCGCGGATCGCTTCGCCCCGGTGGTCAATCCGGCCCTCGACATCCACCAGCCCGCCGATCTCGCGAAGGTGCCGCTCATCCATTTCGAGTGGCGCAGCGCAGATCCCGATCATCCGACCTGGCCGATCTGGTTCGAGCGGGCAGGTATGCGGCCCGATGCGAGGTCGGCCTTGCGCTTCACCGATGAAAGCCAGGCGATCCAGGCCGCAGTCGCCGGCCAGGGAGCGGCGCTGCTCAGCCTGGCGCTGGTGAGGGAGGAACTCGATGCAGGCCGGCTCATCCAGCCATTCGGCCCGACGCTACAGGGACTTGTCTATTCCGTGGTGACCCTGCCGAGCCGCTCCAAGGAGGCGCTCGTGCACGCGGTTCGCGACTGGCTGATTGAGGAAGCAGCGCGTTAG
- the purD gene encoding phosphoribosylamine--glycine ligase: MNILLIGSGGREHALAWAISGSPLCDRLLVAPGNPGTAECGENVALDIADHAAVVAFCKQEKVDLVVVGPEGPLVAGIADDLVAAGIKTFGPSKAAAQLEGSKGFTKELCAEFNIPTAAFGRFGDAASAKAYVRAQGAPIVIKADGLAAGKGVVMAQALDEADAAIEMMFSGGFGAAGAEVVIEEWMIGEEASFFALCDGSHALPLASAQDHKRVGDGDTGPNTGGMGAYSPAPVMTRALEDRVMAEIIAPTLAGMQKRGAPFKGVLYAGLMITAQGPKLIEYNVRFGDPECEVLMPRLKSDIVPAFLAACDGVLGSFDLRWLDEAALTVVLAARGYPEAPEKGSIIHGIEKAEAMDDVLVFHAGTKQSGTDIVADGGRVLNVVGLGKTVSEAQQRAYAAVDAIDWPEGFCRRDIGWQAVKREQEG; encoded by the coding sequence ATGAACATCCTTCTGATCGGTTCCGGCGGACGCGAACATGCGCTCGCCTGGGCGATATCCGGCTCTCCGCTCTGCGACCGGCTCCTTGTCGCACCGGGCAACCCCGGCACCGCCGAATGCGGCGAGAACGTCGCGCTCGATATCGCCGATCACGCCGCAGTCGTCGCCTTCTGCAAGCAGGAGAAGGTCGACCTCGTCGTGGTCGGGCCCGAAGGGCCGCTCGTCGCCGGCATCGCCGATGATCTCGTTGCGGCCGGGATCAAGACCTTCGGCCCCTCGAAAGCGGCAGCGCAGCTCGAAGGCTCGAAAGGCTTCACCAAGGAACTCTGTGCCGAGTTCAACATCCCGACGGCCGCCTTCGGACGCTTCGGGGATGCAGCATCGGCCAAGGCCTATGTCAGGGCTCAAGGCGCGCCGATCGTGATCAAGGCCGACGGGCTCGCCGCTGGCAAGGGCGTGGTGATGGCACAGGCCCTCGACGAGGCCGATGCCGCCATCGAGATGATGTTCTCGGGCGGCTTCGGCGCAGCAGGCGCCGAGGTGGTGATCGAGGAATGGATGATCGGCGAGGAAGCGAGTTTCTTCGCACTCTGCGACGGTAGCCATGCCCTTCCGCTTGCCTCGGCTCAGGACCATAAGCGCGTCGGCGACGGCGACACCGGCCCGAATACCGGCGGCATGGGCGCCTATTCGCCCGCCCCGGTGATGACCAGGGCCCTGGAAGACCGGGTCATGGCGGAGATCATCGCACCAACGCTCGCGGGAATGCAGAAGCGCGGCGCGCCGTTCAAGGGTGTGCTTTACGCCGGACTGATGATCACGGCGCAGGGGCCGAAGCTGATCGAGTACAATGTCCGCTTCGGCGACCCGGAATGCGAGGTGCTGATGCCGCGTCTGAAGAGCGATATCGTGCCCGCCTTCCTCGCGGCTTGCGACGGCGTACTCGGCTCCTTCGATCTGCGCTGGCTGGACGAAGCCGCGCTGACCGTTGTGCTAGCAGCCCGGGGCTATCCCGAGGCGCCCGAGAAGGGCAGCATCATTCACGGCATCGAGAAGGCCGAGGCCATGGACGATGTCCTCGTCTTCCATGCCGGGACGAAGCAGTCCGGGACCGACATCGTTGCCGATGGTGGGCGCGTGCTCAATGTCGTTGGCCTCGGGAAGACTGTCAGCGAGGCCCAGCAACGCGCCTATGCCGCCGTCGACGCGATCGACTGGCCGGAGGGGTTCTGCCGTCGCGACATCGGATGGCAGGCAGTCAAGCGGGAGCAGGAAGGCTGA
- a CDS encoding nucleoside deaminase yields MDLALAEARAAGARGEVPVGAVVVRDGTILASAGNRTLELKDPTAHAEMLALRRACEEIGSERLIGCDLYVTLEPCPMCAAAISFARIRRLYFGASDPKGGAVENGVRLYASPTCHHAPDVYGGIGESEAADLLRGFFKARR; encoded by the coding sequence ATGGATCTCGCCCTCGCCGAGGCGCGGGCGGCAGGTGCGCGGGGCGAGGTGCCGGTCGGCGCAGTGGTCGTCAGGGACGGAACAATCCTCGCCAGTGCCGGTAACCGCACGCTCGAGCTGAAGGATCCAACCGCGCATGCCGAGATGCTGGCCTTGCGGCGCGCCTGCGAAGAAATCGGCAGCGAACGGCTGATCGGCTGCGATCTCTACGTCACGCTCGAGCCCTGCCCGATGTGCGCTGCCGCGATCTCGTTCGCCCGGATCAGGCGGCTTTATTTCGGCGCCTCCGATCCCAAGGGAGGCGCGGTCGAGAACGGTGTCAGGCTCTATGCCAGCCCGACATGCCACCACGCGCCGGATGTCTATGGCGGAATCGGCGAAAGCGAGGCGGCAGATCTGTTGCGCGGGTTCTTCAAGGCGCGACGTTAG
- a CDS encoding patatin-like phospholipase family protein — MPSSTMPAEHRSDSAEPRLALVLGAGGARGLSHIAVLEALDELGVKPGLIVGCSIGAIIGAAYAAGLSGSELREHVSLTFRDRAKVIARLLDARVGKFTDLMRGLGNPVLIDGERLLDLFWPQAVPDRFEELKTPFAAIATDYHLHAEVSLTSGPLTPAVAASLAIPGLVRPVVLGGRVLIDGGAINPLPYDRLLAPGRIVMAVDTSAPATISDTRVPEPLEAMVGVSQILTRTIVQRMIERHPPDILIRAGIDGYGGLDFFRAQAILDASEPLKDEVKRRLSQALRQG, encoded by the coding sequence ATGCCAAGCTCCACGATGCCTGCCGAGCACCGATCCGACAGCGCCGAGCCCCGGCTCGCGCTCGTGCTGGGAGCCGGAGGGGCACGGGGCCTGAGCCATATTGCGGTGCTGGAGGCGCTGGATGAACTCGGCGTGAAGCCCGGCCTCATCGTCGGTTGCTCGATCGGGGCGATCATCGGCGCTGCCTATGCGGCTGGCCTCTCAGGCAGCGAGTTGCGGGAGCATGTGTCACTGACATTCCGCGACCGGGCCAAGGTGATCGCGCGGCTGCTCGACGCCCGCGTCGGCAAATTCACCGATCTCATGCGCGGGCTCGGCAATCCCGTGCTGATCGACGGCGAGCGGCTGCTCGACCTGTTCTGGCCGCAAGCCGTGCCCGACCGGTTCGAGGAGCTCAAGACGCCCTTCGCCGCGATTGCGACCGACTACCATCTCCATGCCGAGGTCTCGCTGACGAGCGGGCCGCTGACGCCGGCCGTGGCCGCCTCGCTGGCCATTCCGGGTCTCGTGCGCCCCGTGGTGCTCGGCGGCCGCGTGCTGATCGATGGCGGAGCGATCAACCCCCTGCCCTATGACAGGTTGCTGGCGCCGGGGCGCATCGTCATGGCGGTGGACACCAGCGCACCGGCAACGATCAGCGACACGCGCGTGCCCGAGCCGCTCGAAGCGATGGTCGGCGTCTCGCAGATCCTGACGCGCACCATCGTGCAGCGCATGATCGAGCGCCACCCGCCAGATATCCTGATCCGGGCCGGCATCGACGGGTATGGCGGGCTCGACTTCTTCCGGGCGCAAGCCATCCTCGACGCCTCCGAGCCGCTCAAGGACGAGGTCAAGCGAAGGCTGTCTCAGGCACTCCGGCAGGGCTGA
- a CDS encoding DUF4287 domain-containing protein, producing the protein MSFQAYLDTIKHKTGKGPEDLQALADAKGFSEAGRLKPGVKAGQIVDWLKSDFDLGHGHSMAIYALLTGKKKPGD; encoded by the coding sequence ATGTCTTTTCAGGCCTATCTCGACACGATCAAGCACAAGACCGGCAAGGGGCCTGAAGACCTGCAGGCGCTTGCCGACGCGAAGGGCTTCTCGGAGGCGGGCAGGCTCAAGCCAGGCGTCAAGGCAGGGCAGATCGTGGACTGGCTGAAATCGGATTTCGATCTCGGCCACGGCCACTCCATGGCGATCTATGCCCTGCTCACGGGCAAGAAGAAGCCGGGCGATTGA
- a CDS encoding RsmD family RNA methyltransferase has translation MRIVGGRFGGRPLAGPKPGIGTIRPTSDRLRESLFNVLAHAYDDVVEGARVLDLFAGTGAMAFEALSRGAGFALLVDDGTEARGLIRENQMALGLAGLSRIFRRDATKLGPIGPMAPFQLVFCDPPYRKNLGEKALISARDGGWLAAGALIVLEEAAGVEIALTGDFEELERRDYGETQVWILRAP, from the coding sequence ATGAGAATCGTCGGCGGCCGCTTCGGCGGCCGGCCCCTGGCCGGCCCCAAGCCGGGTATCGGCACGATCCGCCCGACCTCCGATCGGTTGCGCGAATCGCTCTTCAACGTGCTCGCCCATGCCTATGATGACGTGGTCGAGGGCGCGCGCGTGCTCGATCTCTTCGCCGGAACCGGCGCGATGGCGTTCGAAGCGCTCTCGCGCGGTGCCGGCTTTGCGTTGCTGGTCGATGACGGCACCGAGGCACGCGGCCTGATCCGCGAGAACCAGATGGCACTCGGGCTCGCCGGCCTGAGCCGCATCTTCCGCCGCGACGCGACCAAACTCGGCCCGATCGGACCGATGGCGCCTTTCCAGCTCGTCTTTTGCGATCCACCTTATCGCAAGAATCTTGGCGAGAAGGCGCTCATCTCGGCACGCGATGGCGGCTGGCTGGCCGCTGGCGCGCTGATCGTGCTTGAGGAAGCCGCAGGGGTCGAGATCGCCCTGACCGGCGACTTCGAGGAGCTGGAGCGACGCGACTATGGTGAAACCCAGGTCTGGATCCTGCGGGCGCCCTGA
- a CDS encoding NADH:flavin oxidoreductase, whose amino-acid sequence MTGHPASGVPRQRAEESLFSSVRISKLALSNRLVVAPMTRVSATVDGRATEGMAAYYRSFAEGGFGLIVTEGIYTDKAFSQGYQYQPGLADAEQVEAWRQVVSTVHDAGGRIVAQQMHAGALAQGNIHRDHTIGPSALRPKGEQMAFYRGNGPYRIPRAMSEADLGDAVAGFASAAALAREAGFDGVEIHGANGYLLDQFLTEGINRREDRYGGSIAGRLQLFVDVAEAVRSAVGADYVVGMRISQAKVNDFLHKWVGATREAEAVFSALGKLPPDYVHTTEFEAWRPAFGDDGPSLAALARRHARLPVLANGSLHNPQRAAAMIEGDEADFVSLGRGALTHADWPARLREGRPLEPFDKCLLSPIADLANAERRRSALLDIAS is encoded by the coding sequence ATGACTGGCCACCCCGCTTCCGGCGTGCCGCGCCAGAGGGCGGAGGAGAGCCTCTTCTCCTCCGTCCGGATCAGCAAGCTCGCTCTATCCAACCGCCTAGTCGTTGCTCCCATGACCCGCGTGAGTGCGACCGTCGATGGCCGCGCCACCGAAGGCATGGCCGCCTATTACCGTTCATTCGCGGAAGGCGGCTTTGGCCTGATCGTGACGGAAGGCATCTACACCGACAAGGCATTCTCACAGGGCTACCAATACCAGCCCGGCCTCGCTGATGCCGAACAGGTCGAGGCGTGGCGACAGGTCGTCAGCACTGTTCATGACGCAGGCGGGCGGATTGTTGCGCAGCAGATGCACGCGGGTGCCCTGGCGCAAGGCAATATCCATCGAGACCATACCATCGGCCCTTCCGCCCTGCGTCCCAAGGGCGAGCAAATGGCGTTCTATCGCGGCAATGGCCCCTACCGCATTCCTCGTGCGATGTCGGAGGCGGATCTCGGCGATGCGGTGGCAGGCTTTGCCAGCGCGGCCGCGCTCGCAAGGGAGGCCGGCTTCGACGGCGTAGAGATTCACGGAGCCAACGGCTACCTGCTCGACCAGTTCCTGACCGAGGGCATCAATCGGCGCGAGGATCGCTATGGAGGAAGCATTGCGGGCCGCCTTCAGCTCTTCGTCGACGTTGCCGAAGCCGTTCGCTCTGCCGTGGGAGCGGATTACGTCGTCGGCATGCGAATCTCGCAGGCCAAGGTGAACGACTTCCTCCACAAATGGGTCGGAGCTACCCGCGAAGCCGAGGCTGTGTTCAGCGCATTGGGCAAGCTTCCCCCCGACTACGTCCACACGACCGAATTCGAGGCCTGGCGCCCCGCCTTCGGCGATGACGGGCCAAGTCTGGCGGCCTTGGCGCGAAGGCATGCCCGGCTTCCGGTTCTGGCGAATGGGTCGCTGCACAATCCGCAACGCGCTGCGGCCATGATCGAAGGCGACGAGGCAGACTTCGTGTCGCTCGGGCGTGGCGCGCTGACCCATGCCGACTGGCCGGCGCGTCTCCGTGAGGGTCGGCCGCTGGAGCCGTTCGACAAATGCCTCCTGTCGCCGATCGCGGATCTGGCGAACGCCGAACGGCGCCGTTCAGCGCTGCTCGACATCGCAAGCTGA
- a CDS encoding pseudouridine synthase yields MSDDNNQKSRGPRKGGGAGGKGGGFGGGDGKGRGPSRGRPPSGGDRPPFRGRSGDDKPRRDAGNEGERPARRFDRPAGQRDGAPRPPREGGERPFRSRTEGERAPFRARSGDDRPSHRTSEGGERPARRFDKPAGRRDDAPRPPREGGERPFRSRTEGERAPFRARSGDDRPSHRTSEGGERPARRFDKPAGRRDDAPRPPREGGERPFRARSEGERSTSRPPREGAAPRRSFGDRDGGAPRFDRPRAERHDRPRGEDRAHRPRREDAEPQAPGAVLLPSIEPERIAKVMARAGVASRRDCEAMIAEGRVSVNGKVIESPALDVGPSDVILVDGEALPARERTRLWLYHKPRGLVTTNHDPEGRPTVFEALPEDLPRVLSIGRLDINTEGLLLLTNDGGLARVLELPETGWLRRYRVRAFGSITQDKLDTLRDGVTIDGISYGPVLARFEREQGSNTWLVVDLREGKNREVKTVLEHLGLAVNRLIRVSFGPFQLGDLPEGEIDEIRSRVIKDQLGEELMAKAGVDFEAPRRDELPAAPRRAPAGEDRPRRREGGEERGGRSGGRPVSQDTRSEKPWKRTVWRDEEAEPQRERRSAPRRGADPKEARQAREATGQIERKRDKPIADPKGRRVLVERVSAPARDEAPARPARAERSGPGARGARPQERGASPRSLGDRPQRRPREEGAGGHDRSDERPWQERAPRGERPERAPREGRERPARPFAERQGDDRPRGRSFGDRPGGGRPSGDRPHGRGAGGKPGGGRPFGGKPGGKGPRPGGGGRGKRD; encoded by the coding sequence ATGAGCGACGACAACAACCAGAAAAGCCGTGGTCCACGCAAGGGCGGTGGAGCTGGCGGCAAAGGCGGTGGGTTTGGCGGTGGCGACGGCAAGGGCCGTGGTCCGTCACGCGGTCGCCCACCTTCGGGCGGAGATCGCCCACCATTCCGTGGCCGTTCAGGCGATGACAAGCCGCGCCGCGATGCCGGGAACGAGGGCGAACGCCCCGCCCGTCGCTTCGACAGGCCCGCAGGCCAGCGTGACGGCGCACCGCGCCCGCCGCGCGAGGGCGGCGAAAGGCCGTTCCGCAGCAGGACCGAGGGCGAACGCGCTCCGTTCCGTGCGCGCTCGGGAGATGATCGCCCTTCGCACAGGACATCAGAAGGCGGCGAACGCCCCGCTCGGCGCTTCGACAAGCCAGCCGGTCGACGCGACGACGCCCCGCGCCCGCCGCGCGAGGGCGGCGAAAGGCCGTTCCGTTCCAGGACCGAGGGCGAACGCGCTCCGTTCCGTGCGCGCTCGGGAGATGATCGCCCCTCACACAGGACATCCGAAGGCGGCGAACGCCCCGCCCGGCGCTTCGACAAGCCAGCTGGCCGTCGCGATGACGCTCCGCGCCCACCGCGCGAAGGTGGCGAAAGGCCGTTCCGAGCCCGCTCCGAGGGCGAGCGCAGCACGAGCCGCCCGCCCCGCGAAGGGGCAGCCCCGCGCAGGAGCTTCGGCGACCGGGATGGTGGCGCACCGCGCTTCGACAGGCCGCGCGCCGAGCGGCACGACCGTCCCCGCGGCGAAGACCGGGCCCATCGCCCGCGTCGCGAGGATGCCGAGCCCCAGGCACCGGGCGCAGTCCTGCTGCCCTCGATCGAGCCGGAGCGCATCGCCAAGGTGATGGCGCGCGCCGGCGTCGCCTCGCGCCGCGATTGCGAGGCGATGATCGCCGAAGGCCGCGTCAGCGTGAACGGCAAGGTGATCGAAAGCCCGGCACTCGATGTCGGGCCGAGCGACGTGATCCTCGTCGATGGCGAGGCATTGCCGGCGCGCGAGCGCACGCGGCTCTGGCTCTATCACAAGCCGCGCGGGCTGGTGACGACGAACCATGATCCCGAAGGCCGCCCGACCGTATTCGAGGCCCTGCCCGAGGACCTGCCGCGCGTTCTCTCGATCGGCCGCCTCGACATCAACACCGAGGGGTTGCTGCTGCTGACCAATGACGGCGGACTGGCACGCGTGCTCGAGCTGCCGGAAACCGGCTGGCTCCGGCGCTATCGTGTGCGCGCCTTCGGCAGCATCACGCAGGACAAGCTCGACACGCTGCGCGACGGCGTCACCATCGACGGCATCAGCTACGGGCCCGTCCTGGCACGTTTCGAACGCGAGCAGGGCTCGAACACCTGGCTCGTGGTCGACCTGCGCGAGGGCAAGAACCGCGAGGTCAAAACCGTCCTCGAGCATCTCGGCCTTGCCGTGAACCGGCTGATCCGGGTCTCCTTCGGGCCGTTCCAGCTCGGCGATCTGCCGGAGGGTGAGATCGACGAGATCCGCTCCCGCGTGATCAAGGACCAGCTCGGCGAAGAGCTGATGGCCAAGGCCGGCGTCGATTTCGAGGCACCGCGCCGCGATGAGCTGCCGGCGGCGCCCCGGCGCGCGCCTGCGGGCGAGGATCGCCCGCGCCGCCGCGAGGGTGGCGAGGAACGCGGCGGGCGCAGCGGCGGACGTCCGGTTTCGCAGGACACCCGCAGCGAGAAGCCGTGGAAGCGCACCGTCTGGCGCGATGAGGAGGCCGAGCCGCAACGTGAGCGCCGCTCGGCCCCAAGGCGTGGCGCCGATCCGAAGGAGGCGCGGCAGGCCCGCGAGGCGACCGGCCAGATCGAACGCAAGCGCGACAAGCCGATCGCCGACCCGAAGGGACGGCGCGTGCTGGTCGAGCGTGTCAGCGCGCCGGCACGAGACGAAGCGCCGGCCCGCCCGGCTCGTGCCGAGCGTTCCGGGCCGGGAGCCCGTGGAGCGCGCCCGCAGGAGCGCGGCGCGTCACCCCGCAGCCTTGGCGACCGGCCTCAACGCCGTCCACGCGAAGAGGGGGCCGGCGGACACGATCGCAGCGACGAGCGTCCATGGCAGGAGCGCGCGCCACGCGGCGAACGCCCCGAGCGCGCCCCTCGTGAGGGACGCGAGCGGCCCGCCCGGCCCTTTGCCGAGCGTCAGGGCGATGACCGTCCCCGCGGCCGCAGCTTCGGCGACAGGCCAGGCGGCGGCAGACCGTCCGGCGACCGCCCGCACGGGCGCGGCGCCGGCGGCAAGCCCGGCGGCGGACGTCCCTTTGGCGGTAAGCCCGGCGGCAAGGGACCGCGTCCCGGTGGCGGCGGCCGCGGCAAGCGTGACTGA
- a CDS encoding helix-turn-helix transcriptional regulator translates to MSTHGPYLAEIAHLMGDPARANMLHALMDGRALTAKELAYIAGVAPQTASGHLARLMAGGLLTVAVQGRHRYYRLAGPEVATALEGLMVLAGSQPSSRRLPSRVGADLSRARTCYDHFAGRLGIGLHDALVAGGHLAVADGGYGLTASGEGVFAALGIDIAQAARSRRASLRPCLDWSERRPHLAGSLASALACRCFETGWVLRKKDSRAVILTDKGRDALISALPGFRCDEPEALSPAGVPETAFA, encoded by the coding sequence ATGAGCACGCATGGCCCTTATCTCGCCGAGATCGCCCATCTGATGGGGGATCCAGCCCGCGCCAACATGCTGCACGCCCTGATGGACGGGCGCGCGCTGACCGCCAAGGAGCTCGCCTATATTGCCGGCGTCGCGCCGCAGACGGCGAGCGGCCATCTCGCCCGGCTGATGGCGGGCGGCCTGCTTACGGTCGCCGTCCAGGGGCGTCATCGCTATTACAGGCTCGCCGGGCCTGAGGTCGCAACGGCGCTCGAAGGGCTGATGGTCCTGGCCGGAAGCCAGCCCTCCAGTCGCCGCTTGCCGTCCCGGGTCGGCGCCGACCTTAGCCGGGCACGCACCTGCTACGATCATTTCGCCGGGCGCCTCGGCATCGGCCTGCATGATGCGCTGGTCGCGGGCGGGCACCTGGCGGTTGCCGATGGCGGCTACGGCCTGACGGCGTCGGGGGAGGGCGTTTTCGCGGCGCTCGGCATCGATATCGCTCAGGCGGCCAGGAGCCGGCGCGCGTCCTTGCGCCCATGCCTCGACTGGAGCGAGCGCCGCCCGCATCTGGCGGGAAGCCTGGCCTCAGCCCTCGCATGCCGCTGCTTCGAGACGGGCTGGGTCCTGCGCAAGAAGGACAGTCGTGCCGTGATCCTGACCGATAAGGGGCGTGACGCGCTGATCTCGGCATTGCCGGGTTTTCGCTGCGACGAGCCGGAGGCGCTCAGCCCTGCCGGAGTGCCTGAGACAGCCTTCGCTTGA
- a CDS encoding RidA family protein has product MMFEQVVTRPDPYEPYLLSQAIKVGNLLFVSGQAGYDDEGKVVEGGFLAQGEQAFSNLRRALEAGGASLKDVVKVTIFVTDMQAQYKDVVELRRRFWSAPYPADTIAEVKGLYDPKVMIEIEAIAAVPGEGR; this is encoded by the coding sequence ATGATGTTCGAGCAAGTTGTCACGCGGCCCGATCCCTACGAGCCGTATCTGTTGTCGCAGGCCATCAAGGTCGGCAACCTTCTCTTCGTATCGGGCCAGGCCGGCTATGATGACGAGGGCAAGGTCGTGGAGGGCGGCTTCCTTGCCCAGGGCGAGCAGGCCTTCTCCAATTTGCGGCGTGCCCTCGAAGCGGGCGGTGCCAGCCTGAAGGATGTCGTCAAGGTGACGATTTTCGTCACCGACATGCAGGCTCAGTACAAGGACGTGGTCGAGCTTCGCCGCAGGTTCTGGAGCGCGCCTTATCCCGCCGACACGATCGCCGAGGTCAAGGGCCTCTATGACCCCAAGGTGATGATCGAGATCGAGGCGATTGCGGCAGTGCCAGGGGAGGGCCGGTAA